Below is a genomic region from Dama dama isolate Ldn47 chromosome 17, ASM3311817v1, whole genome shotgun sequence.
GAAATTTGGCCGAAATTCTAACACCTGTCATTACACCTTTCAGGACAAACAGGTTTCTCGAGTTCAGTTTTCTCTACAGCTGTTTAGAAAGTTTGATAGTCCAGTTGtctcttttgaaattaaaaatatgagtaaGAAGACCAATCTGATTGTGGACAACAGAGAGCTGGGCTACCTAAATAAAATGGATCTGCCAGACAGATGCATGATTAGGTTTGGCAACTATCAGTTCCTGGTAGAGAAGGAAGATGGACAGTCATTAGAATTTTTTGAGATTCAGTTTTTTTTGTCGAAAAGACCACTCCTGCAAGAAAACAACTGGCTTCCACAGCCCATGCCTGAGTGTGGCAGTTACTCATCCTGTGTCACTCAAAACAATTCTCCCATGGAAGTGGGTGAAAATGACTGGTAAATGCTGAAAGCTAAGAGAATTATGAAGGATGAAGAACTCTGTACTTGTTTTATAGGCATTCCACTTACTAAGTTTCTTAGTGTAGTATTTTACTGTCATTTGTTAAAGTTTGTCAAGTTTGAGATCTGGTATTGTTGTTTGAAGTCTGCAAATTGTGTTAGTAATAGATTGAGTCACCCGTTGCATTGTGGATGTATGAAGAATTTCTCTTAAGTGTATATATGTGAGCATTAATGTACAAAACGTAATGTTCATGGTGAAGGAACAGTGTTCTTAAAATAAGgttatgttcttttctttttatgccTGATTTTGTTCCTGTGttttatattgtttcattttgATTTGTATGTTATCATCTCTTGGTTTGGTCACATTATCTCACAGCAGCCATTTGTTTTTAAGGTCAAGGCTACAAGCAAATTATGATGTGTGTTTTAGCCTGTTGGTATTTATAGTACCAGAGTATTAGAACAGGGCATGTGTTTTAGTCTCTGTGCCATTGAGGTTTTAATATGGGAAGACTGACTTATTTGAGCAGTAATTCCttgattttctgtgttttttatcTATAGAATTATAGTGTTTATTCCCAAGAATACAGTTCTCCTTTTCTATATTCAGTATCCGAAACTGATACTTTAAACGCTTTAGTGAACGACTGTTTAGAATTATTACTTTGTGtaccaaattttaaatattttttaatgtactaCAGGGTTTTTAACTCCATGAATTCAAAATTTTAACAACAGCTATGTACCTAATAAAGTCAAAGTCTAATTCTCTAACCATTTTCTTTGGACTCTTTCTGAAGAAAGAACTGTTTGTTGATTTCTCTAAGGAGGGATGCACGCGGCCACCGGCAGAGGCCGTGAATTCAGATGCATCCTGCTGGGTCCCTCAGTGCGTGCTGGCTCCATCCTCCCTCTTTCCTACCTCCACGTGGCGGCACCTGGCCAACAGGTGCTCCCAGATTTTGTACATTACTGATCAGTCACCTGAAGAGAGCCTTACTCTCAATTCCAGTCCAAAGAAAAAGGGTCAGCTTCGGCCAGGTGCCCCTCTACCGATCAACTCTCCTCAGGCCACTGATTGGCTGCTCCGATCAGTGATCATGTGGAAAGGAAAAGCATTTTCTCAATGGCCATAGTGGGTTGGGGCCTGAGGTTAGACAGTCTAGATAAGGTACGACATAGTTTGGCGGTGAGGGCAAACAAATATATTGGTGTCTGATACCACGTACTGCAGCTGAGTTGTGAAACATTTTCAGTTCTCGAGGACTCATTTGTCCCAGGAACTGATATTTTTCTTGGGCTCTTTAAGTAGAGGGGTGTATTAATTGGTGCCAGTGTTACAGGCAGTGTCTTCTTGAACCTGCAACTTTATGACAAGGGGGGCTTTCCAATGGTGAAGTCTCATATGCTATATGATTAAATAAGTACATTCTAGAAGATTCTGTCTCTGCTATCTACAGCATTGACTGATCTGAGGAAGCATTACTTTTATGCTCTGAGTGTAGTATTTAACTAGTATGCCTTGTAGAAAAGTTAGCTAGTATTTTATTACCAGGAGATAACTAGTGTTAATAATAGTTATTTATGTTGTGTGTATATCTTTGGTAGCTGCGTCTGtgttatctgggcttccctggtggctcagctggtgaagaatccgcctgcaatgccggagatctgagttcagtctctgggttgggaagatcccctggagaagggaatggctacccactccagtattctggcctggagaattccatggactgtgtagtccatggggtctcaaagagtcagacagaactgagtgactttcactttctatgtaATAgccctttttaacttttttagttctccagttcagttcagtcgctcagtcgtgtccaactctttgtgaccccatgaatcacagcacgtcaggcctccctgtccatcacaaactcccggagtttactcaaactcatgtccatcgagtcggtgatgccatccagccatctcatcctctgtcgtccccttctcctcctccccccaatccctttcagcatcagggtcttttccagtgagtcaactcttcgcatgaggtggccaaagtattggagtttcagcttcagcatcagtcctcccaatgttCTCCAACATCTGTTTAATTCCTTATAGTAATTGTTACGTTAAAACAACAGGTGAGGTTACTTTTACTCTCTGAACCCTGATGGAAACAATTAGATCTTCCATCTCAagtgatgacagaggaggagtGCTTGAAAAGCTGTGGTTGGAATTCCCTGGGCTTCTAGCTGATACAAATTGTCCCTAAGTCCAATCACTCATCCTTCTACTATTCAacctatataaaaatatttatttggccagTGGTATCTTTTTAAGCAATGCATTTAGGGCAGCGACACTGGTGAAAAAACTAGGAAAGCAGTAATTTTAGTTCTGTTGCTGGTTTCAACATTTTGTTGTGGGTTGAAGGCCACTGAGGGACTAGAGCTGAGCCAGCTTGGCACTGCTTACCGAGAGACCATTTAAGATGCAGGGAAACACACCACCTTTCTTAATAGTTAGCGGGATCACTTCTCAGATGTCCATATCAAggtagcaacatttttttttaatgttttgttcctggctgtgctggtcttcgttgctgtgtggtcTTTTTCTCTAGCTGAGCTGAGCAGGAGCTGCTCTGCAGCTGCAGTGCATgagcttctcgttgcggtggcctCGCCtgcggggcacaggctctagggggtgtgggctcagcagctgtggtatGTGGGTTTAGCAGTTgggcgcacgggcttagctgctctggggcatgtggggaTCCTCCCAGAGCAGGGTCAAGCCTGGTCTCCTGCGCTGGCGGGTgggttcttaccactgagcccccagggaagcccaagatggtAACATTTTAAAACAGGAAACTTCTGAGGTTAGAGAGTCAAGGTGAGGTATGacgtgggaattccctggctgtccagtgattaggactccttgctttcactgctgaggttcagtccctggttagggaagtaagATTCCCGCAAGCCACAcagcgtggccaaaaaacaaTGATAGTTTTTTCACCTTAGGTCAAAATGCCTTTTTACAATAatatcattttttatatctttaaaacaaTCTTTCAGTCATCCAAAGTAAGACAGACTTAGTCTAATAGTTAAAAAGCCTCCAAACTTCAAAAAATCCTCAAGAACAATTCTGTTCTAATTTCCACAGAAAGGAAGCAGGTGTGGTATTGAGTGTGGGCTCCGAACCACACTGCTTGGGTGTAGCTACCATTTCCTGTGTAACCTGTCATTagctctgagtttcagtttcctcttctgaaaaaAACAGTGCCTCCTGTGAAGGGTTTCTGTGAaaatcaactgaactgaagtatgaaGAAACCTTACCACACCGTTATACACAGTACATGTTGTTATGAACAGTGCCGAGCGCAAGCAGGTCCTTGTACTGAATGGTTGCATATACAAGATTTATTACAAAAGACAGTACTGCTTACTTCTGAGTGTCGGAAATGACTCTAGTTTGTAATATTAAAAATCTCACACAGAAATTTAATATCACTTTTccaatttaatttcattttcagcttTAGTACTTCCTGAGGATATGAGTCAGATACTAGAAATCTGTGTTTTATACTGAACTCTTTAATGACCTCCTTTACTGCCGGATAATTAATCAGAGCTACCAGGTAAATGAATATGGGAGAACACTGTTAATATATTTGATATACAGTCTTTTTTAGATGTCTGTGTTCTAAAATTATGATTAGGACAtctttaaataaagtaaaatgaaaattcgGACCTCTACTAAAAAGGTGTATTTCTCCAATTACTGgataaaaaaatggaagcaggTCTAATTGCTGgttatatcattttaaaagttctaGCATCTGAACCCTCACACAACTCCACATACCATCCAGTTACCCCGTTTCTTGCTCTGACAGTAACTTTTCAAATAAATTGCCTACACTGACCATTCTTTATTCTTCATCTCTTACAAGATACTTCTCAGTTTCCAtcctttcatttgaaaaaatgatCACAATCAACAAATATTCCTGTCCCCAGTCCCACCTGATGCAGCTGTCCTTTCTCTCAGTGACCAAGTAACATTTGATATCACTGACTCTTCCCTTTTTCTGACTCTGGTGACACCGATCTTTGGGTCCTCAAATTCCTCCCTTATCTGCTGCTTCTGACCCATTCTCTATCCCTGACTTTTAAAGGTCAGCActtgggcttctctgctggcttcCTCAGGAGGCTCTCAGCTGGAATAATGACATTACTATTCACCTATTACTGACTCCTAAACTTGTACCCATTCTCTAAGCTGCAGACATATATCCCCATCACCTACTTGacatcttcatttctgttttttatagaTACCTCAAATTTAACTTTCCAAAACAGAACTTTAATTTCCCATACCTGTACCTCCTACTACATTTAAGTCAGAAACCAAGAAGTTATTGTCAAGAGTAGCTGCAGCTGCTAGGTCTGGCTGTCATCCTTCCATAGATTTGGCCAG
It encodes:
- the TIFA gene encoding TRAF-interacting protein with FHA domain-containing protein A yields the protein MSNFEDADTQETVTCLQMTLYHPGHQQSGIFQSIRFFNREKHHSSEVVKFGRNSNTCHYTFQDKQVSRVQFSLQLFRKFDSPVVSFEIKNMSKKTNLIVDNRELGYLNKMDLPDRCMIRFGNYQFLVEKEDGQSLEFFEIQFFLSKRPLLQENNWLPQPMPECGSYSSCVTQNNSPMEVGENDW